Proteins encoded by one window of Strix aluco isolate bStrAlu1 chromosome 35, bStrAlu1.hap1, whole genome shotgun sequence:
- the LOC141917231 gene encoding uncharacterized protein LOC141917231 isoform X2 encodes MLGWWEATCTQMLGWWEATCTQMLGWWEARAPACWGGGRPRAHTCWGGRRPHAHACWGGGRPRAHACWGGGRPRAHAWALQMHPLGAGVAPALTPPPGPAPSPTGSGGDTHTMGGTPSPPSVHQPRGPRAPPAPGPAPPAPGRTDGRTESSLARQPRLVLPARRPSPSPPPPAMALALLLLEPFPVRLAGGPGRCAGRVEVQHSGHWGTVCDDDWGLPDAAVVCRQLGCGVALAAPSGAWFGEGMGPIWLNGLRCRGTEERLALCRHRGWRPHVCAHEEDASAVCSAHHFQPLGTTEPPWTPTPSPTITQAPVTACTGAACAGPPIMRLVGAAGRCAGRLEIFHAGHWGTVCDDLWGLPDAAVVCRQLGCGAALDAPRAAFFGEGTGPIWLDDVRCQGNESSLLGCPASPWGVTNCQHREDAAVVCADELAALDVHPAEPTPHPPRVKPARVPTSARPRSPGSPRSTAASEPAARTPREGQGHLLAPTGTSPRASSTQHPVGQGLASTTPSTQHPTRWDATGATRSTQHPTGQGRIGATQGKTGRDPVRILRITRLKAEQDPAGIIQSTKPKAGRDPAGATRSKVGRDPAAATRSKAGWAPAGTNRSKAGWAPAGTNRSKAGWDPMGTNRSKAGWAPSGTNRSKVGWAPAGTNRSKAGRDPVSTIRVTRPKAGWDPTSITRITRPKAGQILVGANQTTRKPPGRGLVGTIKGTKHKAGRDPVGATQLRTGQDVAVAIQFTQRQTGQDPVDSTQAKVGQDPVGTTQGTRPKARQDLTPTMVVPAGDTMWSNQNLGELGPEATMNIACPPAELDADGNKWTTRSSADFALDDSLGSTRPAAKPGPEGTVNSAHPAATESDPEGTMSSAHPAAEPGPDGTMRSTRPVAEPGPEGTMSSAHPAAELGLDGTTWSTYPAAQPGPDGTTWSARPAAELGLDGTMRSTHPAADLGPEDTTWSARPAAELGLDGTMRSTHPAADLGPEDTTWSARSAAELGLDGTMRSTHPATERGPEDTTWSARPAAELGLDGTMRSTHPAADLGPEDTTWSARPAAELGLDGTMRSTHPAADLGPEDTTWSARSAAELGLDGTMRSTHPATERGPEDTTWSARPAAELGLDGTMRSTHPAADLGPEDTTWSARPAAELGLDGTMRSTHPAADLGPEDTTWSARSAAELGLDGTMRSTHPAADLGPEDTTWSTRPAAELGLDGTMRSTHPATEQGPEDSTWSTHPAAQPGPEDTTWSTRSAAELGPDGTTWSTHPAAEPGPDGTTWSTRSAAELGPEDTTWSTHPAAQPGPEGTIRNTQPPEKLDPDGAMQSTHSSAETGLDDTTMWSAHPTAEPGPSGATLYAQPAAELDADGATWSTGSLTDFSLEDTMRSTHAAAEPGPDGTMRSTRPAAHLDPDDVDPDQGPAGVSASPTDPPPPPPSQNPTLIPAAPPALVVQVGPGSSIPPPCPPEPTSTQSPPLVTQSLKETPSTQSHLAPTQHPKEIPNTQSLPAPTQHPKESPSTQRPSAPTQHPMEPTSTHSLPASTQHPTEPLSTQTLPAPPQPPLEPHGTQTSPAASLHPMEIPSPQVPSTPLQHPTETLGTATPPESPQDPMETLSTHPPPPCPQPLLELLGIQPPPASPQHPTEKLSTQMPPAPPQHPTEALRTQTPPAPPQHPMEPLSTQTPPAPPQHPTEPLGTQTPPAPSQHPTEPLGTHPARTPTDPVLPGAPCADPAPPAAPPVKPRAGEQWGGESGSCHPCPAPQLQALLQELCAAASWLDLVQCTGQEPTLEHCDLQPGQPSSCPMERVAAVECEEPFQLRLVGGPGRCAGRLEVNRAGQWGTVCDDGWSRTNAVVVCRELGCGAAGKVSDLPRGRPRFGPGAGRIWLDDVRCRGQEATLRDCAHRTWGHHDCTHQEDVGVVCQDA; translated from the exons atgttggggtggtgggaggccaCATGCACACAGATGttggggtggtgggaggccaCATGCACACAGATGTTGGGGTGGTGGGAGGCACGTGCACCCGCATGttggggtggtgggaggccaCGTGCCCACACGTGTTGGGGTGGCAGGAGgccacatgcacatgcatgttgGGGTGGCGGGAGGCCACGTGCACACGCGTGttggggtggtgggaggccaCGTGCACACGCGTGGGCGCTGCAGATGCATCCCCTGGGTGCCGGCGTGGCTCCGGCAttaacccccccccccggccctgccccaaGCCCCACCGGGTCgggtggggacacacacacaatgGGGGGGACACCCTCCCCCCCCTCTGTCCACCAGCCCAGGGGGCCCAGggccccccctgcccctggcccagcccccccagcccctggacGGACCGACGGACGGACTGAGTCATCCTTGGCCCGGCAGCCCCGTCTCGtcctccccgcccgccggccgTCCCCATCGCCACCACCGCCCGCCATGGCCCTCGCCCTCCTGCTCCTGG AGCCGTTCCCAGTGCGGCTGGCTGGGGGCCCCGGGCGCTGCGCCGGGCGGGTGGAGGTGCAGCACAGCGGGCACTGGGGCACCGTCTGCGACGATGACTGGGGGCTGCCGGACGCGGCGGTGGTCTGCCGGCAACTGGGCTGCGGGGTCGCTCTGGCCGCCCCATCGGGAGCCTGGTTCGGAGAGGGCATGGGGCCCATCTGGCTCAACGGCTTGCGCTGCCGAGGCACCGAGGAGCGCCTGGCCCTGTGCCGGCACCGGGGTTGGCGTCCCCACGTCTGCGCCCATGAAGAGGATGCCAGCGCTGTCTGCTCAG CTCACCACTTCCAGCCCCTCGGCACCACTGAGCCCCCCTGGACCCCCACGCCGTCGCCCACCATCACCCAGGCACCTGTTACAGCATGCACGGGTGCAGCATGCGCAG GACCCCCCATCATGCGGCTGGTGGGGGCGGCAGGGCGCTGCGCTGGCCGGCTGGAGATCTTCCATGCTGGGCACTGGGGCACCGTCTGTGACGACCTGTGGGGGCTGCCGGATGCGGCGGTAGTCTGCCGGCAGCTGGGCTGCGGGGCCGCCCTCGACGCACCCCGGGCAGCTTTTTTTGGCGAGGGCACGGGACCCATCTGGCTGGATGATGTGCGGTGCCAAGGGAACGAGTCATCCCTGCTGGGGTGCCCAGCTTCCCCCTGGGGTGTCACCAACTGCCAGCACCGGGAGGATGCCGCCGTTGTCTGTGCAG ACGAACTGGCCGCCCTGGATGTCCACCCTGCAGAGCCCACTCCCCACCCACCGCGGGTGAAGCCAGCCCGGGTGCCCACCTCTGCacggccccgcagccccggctccccccggAGCACAGCAGCCAGCGAGCCGGCCGCAAGGACGCCCCGTGAGG GGCAAGGGCACCTACTGGCACCAACGGGGACTTCTCCACGGGCCAGCAGTACCCAGCACCCTGTAGGACAGGGTCTGGCCAGcaccacccccagcacccagcaccccacacgATGGGATGCAACTGGTGCCAcccgcagcacccagcaccccacaggaCAGGGACGAATCGGTGCCACCCAAGGGAAAACAGGGCGAGATCCCGTTCGTATCCTCAGGATCACACGACTCAAAGCAGAACAAGATCCAGCTGGCATCATTCAGAGCACCAAGCCCAAGGCAGGACGGGATCCAGCAGGTGCCACCAGGTCTAAAGTGGGACGGGATCCGGCTGCTGCCACCAGGTCCAAGGCAGGATGGGCTCCAGCCGGCACCAACAGGTCCAAGGCAGGATGGGCTCCAGCCGGCACCAACAGGTCCAAGGCAGGATGGGATCCAATGGGAACCAACAGATCCAAGGCAGGATGGGCTCCATCTGGCACCAACAGGTCCAAAGTGGGATGGGCTCCAGCTGGCACCAACAGGTCCAAGGCAGGACGGGATCCAGTCAGTACCATCCGTGTCACCCGgcccaaagcagggtgggatccAACCAGTATCACACGGATAACCCGGCCCAAAGCTGGACAGATTCTGGTAGGTGCCAACCAGACCACCAGGAAACCACCAGGACGGGGTTTGGTTGGGACCATAAAAGGTACCAAGCACAAGGCAGGGCGGGATCCAGTTGGTGCCACCCAGCTGCGAACGGGGCAGGATGTGGCAGTTGCCATCCAGTTCACACAACGGCAAACAGGACAGGACCCTGTTGATAGCACTCAAGCCAAAGTAGGGCAGGATCCGGTTGGTACCACGCAAGGCACCAGGCCGAAAGCAAGGCAGGACTTGACCCCCACCATGGTGGTCCCAGCAGGTGATACCATGTGGAGTAACCAGAATCTGGGAGAACTGGGTCCTGAAGCTACCATGAACATCGCATGTCCTCCAGCAGAACTGGATGCAGATGGTAACAAATGGACAACACGTTCTTCAGCAGATTTTGCTCTAGATGATAGCCTGGGGAGCACACGTCCTGCAGCAAAACCAGGTCCTGAAGGTACTGTGAATAGTGCACATCCTGCAGCAACAGAATCAGATCCTGAAGGTACCATGAGTAGTGCACATCCTGCAGCAGAACCAGGTCCAGATGGTACCATGAGGAGCACACGTCCTGTAGCAGAACCAGGTCCTGAAGGTACTATGAGTAGTGCACATCCTGCAGCAGAACTGGGTCTAGATGGTACTACATGGAGCACATATCCTGCAGCCCAACCGGGTCCAGATGGTACCACATGGAGTGCACGCCCTGCAGCAGAACTGGGTCTAGATGGTACCATGAGGAGCACACATCCTGCAGCAGACCTGGGTCCAGAAGATACCACATGGAGCGCACGTCCTGCAGCAGAACTGGGTCTAGATGGTACCATGAGGAGCACACATCCTGCAGCAGACCTGGGTCCAGAAGATACCACATGGAGTGCACGTTCTGCAGCAGAACTGGGTCTAGATGGTACCATGAGGAGCACACATCCTGCAACAGAACGGGGTCCAGAAGATACCACATGGAGCGCACGTCCTGCAGCAGAACTGGGTCTAGATGGTACCATGAGGAGCACACATCCTGCAGCAGACCTGGGTCCAGAAGATACCACATGGAGCGCACGTCCTGCAGCAGAACTGGGTCTAGATGGTACCATGAGGAGCACACATCCTGCAGCAGACCTGGGTCCAGAAGATACCACATGGAGTGCACGTTCTGCAGCAGAACTGGGTCTAGATGGTACCATGAGGAGCACACATCCTGCAACAGAACGGGGTCCAGAAGATACCACATGGAGCGCACGTCCTGCAGCAGAACTGGGTCTAGATGGTACCATGAGGAGCACACATCCTGCAGCAGACCTGGGTCCAGAAGATACCACATGGAGCGCACGTCCTGCAGCAGAACTGGGTCTAGATGGTACCATGAGGAGCACACATCCTGCAGCAGACCTGGGTCCAGAAGATACCACATGGAGTGCACGTTCTGCAGCAGAACTGGGTCTAGATGGTACCATGAGGAGCACACATCCTGCAGCAGACCTGGGTCCAGAAGATACCACATGGAGTACACGTCCTGCAGCAGAACTGGGTCTAGATGGTACCATGAGGAGCACACATCCTGCAACAGAACAGGGTCCAGAAGATAGCACATGGAGCACACATCCTGCAGCCCAACCAGGTCCAGAAGATACCACATGGAGCACACGTTCTGCAGCAGAACTGGGTCCAGATGGTACCACATGGAGCACACATCCTGCAGCAGAACCAGGTCCAGATGGTACCACATGGAGCACACGTTCTGCAGCAGAACTGGGTCCAGAAGATACCACATGGAGCACACATCCTGCAGCCCAACCAGGTCCAGAAGGTACCATAAGGAACACACAGCCTCCAGAGAAACTGGATCCAGATGGTGCAATGCAGAGCACACATTCTTCAGCAGAAACGGGGCTGGATGATACCACCATGTGGAGTGCACATCCCACAGCAGAACCTGGTCCCAGTGGTGCCACACTGTATGCACAGCCTGCAGCAGAACTGGATGCAGATGGTGCCACATGGAGCACAGGTTCTTTAACAGATTTCAGTCTAGAAGATACCATGAGGAGCACACATGCTGCAGCAGAACCAGGTCCAGATGGTACGATGAGGAGCACACGTCCTGCAGCACATCTGGATCCAGACG ATGTGGACCCAGACCAAGGCCCTGCTGGGGTCTCTGCTTcccccacagacccccccccacctcctccatcACAGAACCCCACCCTGATCCCAGCAGCACCCCCTGCCCTTGTAGTCCAAGTGGGTCCAGGCTCTAGCatcccccccccgtgccccccagaGCCCACCAGCACCCAGAGTCCCCCACTAGTCACCCAGTCCCTGAAGGagacccccagcacccagagccACCTAGCCCCCACCCAACACCCCAAGGAGATCCCCAACACCCAGAGCCTTccagcacccacccagcaccccaagGAGAGCCCCAGTACACAGAGGCCCTCAGCACCCACTCAGCACCCCATGGAGCCCACAAGCACCCATAGCCTCCCAGCCTCCACTCAGCACCCCACGGAGCCCCTCAGCACCCAgaccctcccagcaccccctCAGCCTCCCCTGGAGCCCCATGGCACCCAGACCTCCCCAGCAGCCTCCCTGCACCCCATGGAGATCCCCAGCCCACAGGTACCTTCAACACCCCTTCAGCACCCCACAGAGACCCTCGGCACTGCAACCCCCCCAGAATCCCCCCAGGACCCCATGGAGACTCTCAGCACTCATCCTCCCCCACCATGCCCTCAGCCCCTGCTGGAGCTCCTTGGCATCCAGCcccccccagcatctccccagcaccccacagaGAAGCTCAGCACCCAgatgcccccagcaccccctcagCACCCCACAGAGGCACTCAGGAcccagacccccccagcacctccccagcaccccatggAGCCCCTCAGCACCCAGacacccccagcacctccccagcaccccacggAGCCCCTTGGTAcccagacccccccagcaccttcccagcaCCCCACGGAGCCCCTCGGCACCCATCCTGCCCGCACCCCAACAGACCCTGTGCTCCCTGGGGCCCCATGTGCAG ATCCGGCTCCACCAGCAGCACCGCCAGTCAAacccagagctggggagcagtggggaggggaGTCTGGCAGCTGCCACCCCTGCCCGGCCCCCCAACTGCAGGCCCTTCTACAGGAg ctctgtgctgcagcatcGTGGCTGGATCTG GTGCAGTGCACCGGGCAGGAGCCAACCTTGGAGCACTGCGACCTCCAGCCGGGGCAGCCATCATCCTGCCCCATGGAGCGGGTGGCCGCCGTCGAGTGCGAGG agcccttCCAGCTGCGACTGGTGGGTGGCCCCGGGCGCTGCGCTGGGCGGTTGGAGGTGAACCGCGCCGGGCAGTGGGGCACGGTCTGCGATGACGGCTGGAGCAGGACCAACGCGGTGGTGGTTTGCCGGGAGCTGGGCTGCGGGGCTGCGGGTAAAGTCAGTGACCTCCCACGGGGACGACCTCGCTTCGGCCCCGGTGCTGGGCGCATCTGGCTGGATGATGTCCGCTGCCGGGGTCAGGAGGCAACCCTGCGGGATTGTGCCCACCGCACCTGGGGACACCACGACTGCACCCACCAGGAGGATGTTGGCGTGGTCTGCCAG GACGCCTGA